A section of the Leishmania panamensis strain MHOM/PA/94/PSC-1 chromosome 3 sequence genome encodes:
- a CDS encoding hypothetical protein (TriTrypDB/GeneDB-style sysID: LpmP.03.0410) — protein sequence MQTPTAASWQRQQQQQQQQRGTDLAFSLSPQQRPSPSLMSPPSAPRQHGGGRHQHGHRHQYQRLPRASVPAPPPYSDFSGVASAGESVSPLLWSSEMPSPPRSPLQHQQPYHRRYRSSLPAPPPLRILTLSSDHSSLRRTRANAPRQQQQQQRAHYVDSSARPAVGRAPPLSIAALEEHGAAEATARRGSRIHHRRSTRGRSNVQPHPSAMVLSKDQEEETLPSTPVNQRIPAMVVPSYDVCNLNLSGAGESGPAAAAAAVVVGGTYRSSSLTSQVYQLKTAQPQPQLLQKLKLVDGVWRGVVPPQQQQQPPTSGQPMQRGTADHPYHDQVACHSFNSHCGGCERCLEGVADGAHVEGSSMGIHGESALAKAPASPTRCHLAKSPTYRTPAMTTTTAAGTSCDPSMSALGGDWRSPSLAAANMWCHHQHYPQLYHARTTPASVAMRSSSVGLSDGLDMALSPISTPARAPRTPRQLQLDLHRVHYYHHAHSLSVPSLASEGPYTTYGQCSTPREADLAADTPLSTAPGAAASVAGRSYHQPLVTPTIVIARATPAAARDALIASTSIGAPLLHNNARTMPSSIAFDLASATAAARNLRAGSGVDVVTRRGGAIADHDNDDDGAALLRASSSAHLRYRRNADFLYAVDSADECETTAVPMTNAATAEGNAFMLAAAQATATMDSPVTLSHFVSSSSSAPSSEYCSPQQLRVGDAQQRAPGTATPARTAALRTYQPQNSAPYDRHGAHAASQPPHVGSGGILHRCATLTPLRSLRHDAVRWEGAKLLTTPPSATCCAASTGEGWRSPMLWDPRQARDDLEMEAVKHVARFALAQVAATAAAAGPAAATIWSSVSPSPAYATAPFDTVAQATVVAISPSHARDASRPEETRDYSVSQDTVAVEGEEEEAAEWLELLLHYRDRENESGRIRRALVDAAPAPQVPTAETEGASNPSAVAAATLSWWATSSLMREGLPSRGNGGALQQPQGRQLHHARTPSAVSSPSTGTATRAALAPPPSQLCAVMTAHRAARTIARCVHYHVWRMREGERRRVSASVAARLSRHASQRAA from the coding sequence ATGCAAACACCCACCGCAGCCtcctggcagcggcagcagcagcagcagcagcagcagcgtggaaCGGACTTGGCCTTTTCCTtgtcaccgcagcagcggccatCGCCTTCGCTGATGTCGCCGCCGAGTGCGCCGCGACAGCACGGTGGCGGACGCCATCAGCatggccaccgccaccagtACCAGCGCCTACCTCGCGCTAGCGTACCCGCTCCTCCACCCTACTCGGATTTCAGTGGGGTCGCGTCTGCCGGCGAGTCGGTATCGCCACTCTTGTGGTCATCGGAAATGCCCTCGCCGCCTCGATCACCGctccagcatcagcagccgtATCACAGGCGATATCGCTCCTCTCtgccggcaccgccgccgctgcgcataCTGACGCTCTCGTCGGACCACTCATCCCtgcggcgcacacgcgcaaatgcgccgcgacagcagcagcagcagcagcgtgcccATTATGTCGACTCGAGCGCTCGCCCTGCCGTGGGTCGTGCTCCTCCGCTGTCGATCGCCGCCTTGGAAGAGCATGGCGCAGCGGAGGCTACTGCCCGTCGTGGGTCTCGCATCCATCATCGACGAAGCACACGCGGTCGCAGCAacgtgcagccgcacccCTCTGCAATGGTGCTGAGCAAAGACCAAGAAGAGGAGACGCTCCCGTCCACGCCAGTGAATCAGCGCATCCCGGCAATGGTAGTGCCATCGTATGACGTGTGCAACCTCAACCTTTCCGGTGCCGGTGAGAGTggaccagcagcagcagcagcagcggtggtggtgggtggtaCTTACAGGTCGTCATCGCTCACCTCGCAGGTGTATCAGCTCAAAacagcgcagccacagccgcagctcctccaaaAGCTCAAGTTGGTGGACGGTGTATGGCGGGGCGTTGtacctccgcagcagcagcagcagccaccgacATCAGGGCAGCCGATGCAACGTGGTACGGCCGACCACCCGTACCATGACCAGGTTGCGTGCCACTCATTCAACAGTCACTGTGGCGGCTGTGAGAGGTGTCTTGAAGGCGTCGCGGACGGCGCACACGTCGAGGGTAGCAGCATGGGCATCCACGGCGAGTCGGCGTTGGCAAAGGCTCCTGCCTCCCCGACAAGGTGTCACCTGGCGAAGAGCCCAACATACAGGACACCAGCAatgaccaccaccaccgccgccgggaCATCGTGCGACCCCTCTATGTCGGCTCTCGGCGGTGACTGGCGCTCACCGAGCCTCGCGGCGGCGAATATGTGGTGTCACCATCAGCACTACCCGCAGCTGTACCACGCTCGTACTACACCCGCATCGGTCGCAATGCGTAGCAGCAGTGTCGGCCTATCCGACGGCCTCGACATGGCTCTTTCACCCATCTCCACccctgcgcgtgcgccacgTACGCcccggcagctgcagctcgatCTGCATCGCGTTCACTACTACCACCATGCCCACTCTCTGTCagtcccctctctcgcttctgaGGGGCCGTACACCACTTAtgggcagtgcagcacgccGCGCGAGGCCGATCTGGCTGCCGACACGCCGTTGTCGACGGCtcccggcgccgctgcttcggtGGCCGGCCGGAGCTACCACCAACCGTTGGTGACACCCACAATCGTGATTGCGAGGGCGACCCCGGCGGCGGCCCGAGACGCACTCATTGCCTCCACATCTATCGGAGCACCACTACTGCACAACAACGCGCGCACAATGCCGTCATCGATCGCCTTCGACCTCGCTTCTGCGACTGCAGCCGCCAGAAACCTTCGCGCGGGCAGCGGCGTTGATGTGGTCactcgccgcggcggcgcaatCGCGGACCATGACAATGATGATGACGGCGCAGCACTTctgcgcgcctcctcctccgcgcacTTGCGCTATCGGCGCAATGCAGATTTTCTCTACGCCGTCGACAGCGCCGACGAGTGCGAGACCACTGCGGTGCCGATGACCAACGCTGCCACGGCGGAGGGCAATGCGTTTATgcttgcagctgcgcaagccaCCGCGACCATGGACTCGCCAGTGACCCTGTCGCActtcgtctcctcctcctcttcagcgcCGTCGTCTGAGTACTGCagtccgcagcagctccgtgttggcgacgcgcagcagaggGCACCGGGgacagcgacgccggcgcGGACAGCGGCGCTTCGCACATATCAGCCACAAAACTCGGCACCATACGACAGACatggcgcacacgccgctTCGCAGCCTCCTCAcgttggcagcggcggtatcctccaccgctgcgccacccTGACCCCTCTTCGGTCCCTGCGCCACGACGCGGTTAGGTGGGAGGGCGCCAAACTCCTGACCACCCCTCCCAGtgccacctgctgcgccgccagcacgGGAGAGGGATGGCGTTCCCCGATGCTGTGGGACCCGCGCCAGGCCCGCGACGACCTCGAGATGGAGGCTGTGAAGCATGTTGCGCGGTTTGCCTTGGCACAGGtggccgccacagcagcagcggcgggtccagcagcagcaacgattTGGTCTTCGGTCTCGCCGTCTCCCGCGTACGCCACAGCGCCTTTTGACACCGTGGCGCAGgcaacggtggtggcgatCTCGCCATCGCACGCGCGGGATGCGAGCCGCCCGGAAGAGACGCGCGATTACTCGGTGAGTCAGGATACCGTCGCCGttgagggggaggaagaggaagcggcgGAGTGGCTGGAGCTTCTCCTGCACTACCGCGACCGCGAAAACGAGAGTGGACGCATTCGTCGTGCTCTCGTTGAtgctgcaccggcgccgcaggTGCCAACGGCAGAGACCGAAGGCGCCAGCAACCCCAGCGcggtcgcggcggcgacgctctCATGGTGGGCTACCTCGTCTCTTATGCGTGAAGGGCTTCCATCGCGCGGTAACGGAGGTGCACTACAGCAGCCACAggggcggcagctgcatcacGCTCGAACTCCGTCTGCGGTTTCTTCGCCATCGACAGGGACAGCAACGCGAGCGGCGTTGgcgccacctccatcgcAGCTGTGTGCCGTCATGACAGCACACAGGGCAGCTCGCACGATAGCGCGGTGCGTACACTACCACGTGTGGCGCATGCGCGAGGGCGAGCGCCGGCGCGTCTCTGCCTCCGTCGCCGCGCGCCTGTCACGACACGCGTCGCAGCGCGCTGCGTAA
- a CDS encoding hypothetical protein (TriTrypDB/GeneDB-style sysID: LpmP.03.0420): MVPRAQRTTRVSAPSSVMLWWSLAVRTRSWILACILLCLLACRAARTSPSAGDEGIDHGHASDNITVTAHNTDSSVGDSGASSMRAQSNGAASALLHHTAGRTRATGPPTCQELYAKRALSSSLLLSGDCVLPRISKQLSGDRRDDLLRRASSAEAATRIFTWHIGPRTPAHQAPLQSIFPSYFMNLSTAAAAATTADGARLANDAGGGAQGLLRADAATARRIHNYNALYSHEGRMAAGSTSLGGYRSTAAARSGARGSNAYAGKSRGDASSSASLMDSACAAVQLITSAAAHVVEMSGLGHYAQCAATEVIANLRVFAWRSVTAWGQLFMRRRVVVRIHIGLWRGATPAAAPAPAGDGGDSSGSRESAMLPPRLMLSRMAMLTHGSLSLLRVVSFPPVVQLVPGTPLPPSSPASNSSPQSAATSFVCSLPAVHAASLLLQEDAMARAREAQQAAAAAGEAAFSRRRPHRARPDPLPLLRPRLWMLSVVRNVAHLADRLLLGTSRTGDAAEGSISADDGVSRSAAVTAARGFVARVREELGPHQSFGESLLPIALQQMLGSRTLHTHTQLIEEAEEDRVRFFLQWEASLQASTPMCLALAALPPSSLDAEVVGAGIAAQSLAAADNLPVLLEEMCSLDTVWLQLLFVAWVVWQLERRVAQNLLVHHLVTGLSGILLLLLLLLWYVIRRLQGTSFHLAMITMALLLGGSTAVMDGLLDVVRNIHSIVVYLSESAAGGGHGWDGTEGSGDANDAPSSSTFSALFALGGGALLLICVGSGILLNWLVPPAVLRATTFWCVRALLLTLWGLCVLRNAPATAVAALLWTLWQSRSLARIASCFTSPAESGKSRILVSSEPLEKVPLDARQARGYVRPLAVSSWAATSDSNTTGYAGLLTSAARLKRYEEEGADCTRRALESLAAHLRANPGRYATRLRDPNGVQQWAGAASTETDEEAEG, translated from the coding sequence ATGGTACCTCGAGCGCAGCGAACTACCCGTGTATCTGCGCCATCATCTGTCATGCTGTGGTGGTCCTTGGCGGTCAGAACGAGGTCGTGGATTCTCGCCTGCATCCTTCTTTGCCTGCTGGCGTGCCGTGCAGCTCGCACTTCGCCATCAGCGGGCGATGAAGGCATCGACCATGGACACGCGAGTGACAACATTACTGTGACGGCGCACAACAccgacagcagcgtcggtgaCAGCGGCGCGTCGAGCATGCGCGCGCAGAGCAATGGAGCtgcctcagcgctgctgcaccacaccGCAGGGAGAACACGCGCAACCGGCCCGCCGACGTGCCAGGAGCTGTACGCCAAGCGGgccttgtcctcctcgctgctgctgtctggCGACTGCGTGCTCCCGCGCATCAGCAAGCAACTGAGCGGCGACCGCAGAGATGACCTCCTGCGGCGAGCCTCgtcggcagaggcggcgacgcGCATCTTTACCTGGCACATTGGCCCACGCACACCGGCGCACCAAGCCCCACTGCAGAGCATATTTCCCAGCTACTTCATGAAcctcagcaccgctgctgccgccgccaccacggctgATGGAGCGCGGCTCGCCAAcgatgccggcggtggcgcgcaaGGGCTGCTGCGGGCCGACGCTGCAACAGCGAGGCGCATACACAACTACAACGCTCTTTACTCGCACGAAGGACGCATGGCGGCTGGCTCCACCTCCTTAGGCGGGtaccgcagcactgccgccgcccgaAGTGGAGCACGCGGCAGTAACGCCTACGCGGGCAAGAGTAGAGGCGACGCATCGTCATCGGCTTCGCTTATGGACTCAgcgtgcgccgccgtgcagctcatcaccagcgctgccgcacatGTCGTGGAGATGTCTGGACTCGGCCATTACGCCCAGTGCGCCGCTACGGAGGTAATTGCGAATCTGCGCGTATTCGCCTGGCGCAGTGTCACGGCGTGGGGGCAGCTTTTCATGCGCcggcgggtggtggtgcgcatCCACATAGGACTGTGGCGCGGTgccacaccagcggcagcaccagcaccagcgggtGATGGGGGTGACAGCAGTGgctcgagagagagcgctATGCTGCCCCCTCGCTTGATGCTCTCCCGCATGGCGATGTTGACCCACGGCTCGCTGTCGCTCCTGCGCGTGGTGTCGTTTCCGCCAGTTGTGCAGCTCGTACCGggcacgccgctgccgccgtcctcccccgcctccaATTCGTCCCCGCAATCGGCAGCCACGTCGTTTGTGTGTTCGCTACCCGCCGTCCACgcagcctcgctgctgctccaggaGGATGCGATGGCACGAGCGCGAGAAGCCCAGcaagctgcggcagcggccggcGAGGCGGCATTCTCGAGAAGGCGGCCGCATCGCGCACGCCCAGACCCGCTGCCGTTGTTGAGGCCACGCCTGTGGATGCTGTCCGTGGTGAGAAATGTGGCCCACCTTGCCGACCGCTTACTCTTGGGCACGAGCCGCAccggcgatgcagcggaggGGTCGATTTCGGCCGATGACGGGGTCTCGAGGTCGGCTGCTGTCACAGCAGCGCGGGGATTTGTGGCTCGGGTGCGGGAGGAGTTAGGGCCGCACCAGAGCTTTGGCGAGTCGCTTCTCCCCATCGCGCTTCAGCAGATGCTTGGCAGCCGCAcactgcacacgcacacgcagctcatagaggaagcggaggaaGACCGGGTGAGATTTTTTCTGCAGTGGGAAGCGTCGCTGCAGGCCAGCACACCGATGTGTCTCGCACTTGCCGCCCTGCCACCGTCCTCGCTcgacgcggaggtggtgggggccGGCATTGCAGCTCAGTcactcgcagcagctgataACCTCCCTGTGTTATTGGAGGAAATGTGCAGCCTCGACACGGtgtggctgcagctgctaTTCGTGGCCTGGGTAGTGTGGCAGCTCGAGCGACGCGTCGCACAGAACCTGCTCGTGCACCACCTTGTGACAGGCCTCAGCGGcattctgctgctgctgctcctgcttcTCTGGTATGTGATCCGCCGCCTGCAGGGCACCTCATTCCATCTGGCTATGATTaccatggcgctgctgttgggtGGGTCAACGGCGGTGATGGACGGCCTGCTGGATGTCGTGAGGAACATCCATTCCATAGTGGTGTACCTGTCAGAGTccgcagctggcggcgggCATGGGTGGGACGGTACCGAGGGCAGTGGAGACGCCAACgacgccccctcctcttccacgtTCAgcgccctcttcgctctgGGCGGTGGCGCTCTTCTGCTCATCTGCGTTGGAAGCGGAATCCTGCTTAACTGGCTCGTCCCACCCGCCGTCCTGCGCGCTACGACCTTCTGGTGTGTCCGGGCGCTGCTCTTAACGCTATGGgggctgtgtgtgctgcgcaacgcCCCGGCGACAgcagtcgctgctctccTGTGGACACTGTGGCAGTCGCGGTCACTCGCGCGTATCGCGTCATGCTTCACATCCCcggcagagagcggcaaGAGTCGCATACTTGTAAGCAGCGAGCCACTGGAAAAGGTGCCGCTCGATGCTCGGCAAGCGCGTGGGTACGTGAGACCGCTGGCAGTCTCCTCGTGGGCCGCCACCTCGGACAGTAACACTACGGGGTACGCCGGTCTGCTCACCTCGGCGGCTCGACTGAAGCGTtacgaggaagagggggcggATTGCACTCGGCGTGCGCTGGAGAGCCTGGCAGCGCACCTGCGCGCCAATCCTGGTCGATACGCGACGCGACTTCGCGACCCGAATGGGGTGCAGCAGTGGGCTGGTGCTGCGAGCACAGAGaccgacgaggaggcggaaggaTAG
- a CDS encoding hypothetical protein (TriTrypDB/GeneDB-style sysID: LpmP.03.0430) — translation MLEQIEHMFSQDVGLDEYLPGTPHKEYWNFHNLADDFPYHMMGHSNLSAAAEQRRGCTAEERLFREHEAVRRRQFPSCFEEACAFGNLQAAILMWSQGTVDIPTRRAMYEGNSASALMWAAFKGHLPIVRFLVDHDAPLEAVNALGHTALKWAITGGHTDVVRYLLDHGADPSHCDRQGFDAAFTAVQSDHLALLLMLTEDAAREGHLLQTSDHGLVFYKPSAEQQAHAATCVSPRTKKLYYLLNPLQRDVEGHTLMHWAAYRNSPATCQYLLDHWSYDVDTQDSHGRTPLVWAAREGFSEVMELLLSRGADRHIADSDGWTALQHARVRNHLEAVYVLNSYPVSSLTATTTTSTSDNAFSDHNLSELADSTKAALLAVSAETNSNSASSGRYVCVRDCRAAGTLRMIRTNTTFAMMAIAGPVYLALSLLVMTVLPPTASYLPFGALFFKNVLWSMMVPRPTQSSRSGPPPSMIKRIGIPRSIAEAVRGTWRFRLRDPINLFIWLTLPVIQVWAWNSLQLVPLFSLSGRDVAVGTERQPLIHYFGLSLVRLLTFRSSPLDQLQGDNVAATPAFVAAEQAYMAQSNSLVRWVLTLLLLISVACAVLCKLLAGRSIMRASEEGTLRTSPIWRILASRQYRWLHPRFFFQERHMQIPLRAFYCRERDVIVRGYDSHSSLLDSPIGRSNHLLFVLSLTCFALFELLVMVWGIQQTTVLLRCPDRMPWYHDAFFAFQTTEAMATAMRRSKSFTSSTPTAAAMGAMSMTTWSSANAQSVAPSVLAAAAPVLSFAWVNTAMEVLLHGLPCRQYAVLDNITMDYLNSVAAFAAAEHKPSRLVSYAHRSLFLFRYYLWPTRASTLGVWVLHCSAISALLIGYAAVRQWIGVWRGATRMELANPLGQGSDGELVSIFPRDAQNAQRVVPIDDDEERYYAAVCPSKARDMTTGRAAAAAAGRGRCIYAEGNGVVNILAFLLGRNGKRWLGAMTVSSHNAPVKTPMLSCA, via the coding sequence ATGCTGGAGCAGATCGAGCACATGTTCAGCCAGGATGTCGGGCTTGATGAGTACCTGCCTGGCACCCCGCACAAGGAGTACTGGAACTTCCACAACCTCGCCGATGACTTCCCTTATCATATGATGGGCCACAGTAACTtatcagcggcggcggagcagcgacgaggttgcacagcagaggagcGGCTCTTTCGAGAGCACGAAGCCGTGCGTCGGCGCCAGTTCCCATCGTGCTTTGAGGAGGCCTGCGCCTTCGGCAACCTGCAGGCCGCCATATTGATGTGGTCTCAGGGAACCGTCGACATCCCCACACGGCGGGCGATGTACGAGGGcaacagcgcctccgccctcATGTGGGCCGCCTTCAAGGGACACCTGCCGATTGTTCGGTTCCTCGTAGACCACGACGCGCCGCTGGAGGCCGTCAACGCGCTCGGCCACACAGCACTCAAGTGGGCCATCACCGGCGGGCACACCGACGTCGTTCGTTACCTTCTTGACCACGGTGCCGACCCGAGTCACTGCGATCGGCAGGGCTTCGACGCCGCCTTCACGGCCGTGCAGAGCGACCaccttgcgctgctgctcatgctcACCGAGGACGCGGCGCGCGAAGGCCATCTCCTGCAGACCAGCGATCACGGTCTCGTGTTCTACAAGCCGTccgcggagcagcaggcgcacgccGCCACGTGTGTGAGCCCGCGCACGAAGAAGCTGTACTACCTGCTGAACCCCCTGCAGCGCGATGTGGAGGGGCACACGCTCATGCACTGGGCCGCCTACCGCAACTCTCCTGCGACGTGTCAGTACCTGTTAGACCATTGGAGCTATGACGTGGATACGCAGGACAGTCATGGCCGCACACCGCTGGTGTGGGCCGCGCGCGAGGGCTTCTCTGAGgtgatggagctgctgctcagccgcggcgccgacCGTCACATCGCAGACAGCGACGGCTggacggcactgcagcacgccCGCGTCCGCAATCATCTCGAGGCTGTCTATGTGCTGAACTCGTACCCCGTGTCGAGTCTGACAGCTACCACGACTACGTCCACCTCCGATAACGCATTCTCTGACCACAACCTCAGTGAGTTGGCGGACTCGACgaaagcagcgctgctggcggtgtcCGCAGAAaccaacagcaacagcgccagcagcggtcggtacgtgtgcgtgcgggactgccgcgccgccggcaCACTACGCATGATCCGCACGAACACCACCTTCGCCATGATGGCCATCGCCGGCCCTGTGTACCTGGCTCTCAGCCTCCTTGTGatgacggtgctgccaccCACTGCGAGCTACTTGCCGTTTGGGGCACTCTTCTTCAAGAACGTTCTGTGGTCCATGATGGTGCCCCGTCCGACgcagagcagccgcagcgggcCGCCGCCCTCCATGATCAAGCGCATCGGCATTCCGAGGAGCAttgcagaggcggtgcgcggCACGTGGCGCTTCCGCTTGCGCGACCCGATAAACTTGTTCATCTGGCTCACCCTCCCAGTCATTCAGGTGTGGGCGTGGAACAGCCTGCAGCTGGTgccactcttctccctctccggcCGTGACGTCGCCGTCGGCACAGAGCGGCAGCCCCTTATCCACTATTTTGGTCTTTCTctcgtccgcctcctcacgTTCCGGTCGAGCCCGCTGGACCAGCTCCAGGGTGACAACGTCGCCGCCACTCCAGCCTTCGTGGCTGCCGAGCAGGCATACATGGCGCAGTCGAACAGCCTCGTGCGTTGGGTGCTcacgctgctcctgctcATCTCTGTGGCATGCGCGGTGCTGTGCAAGCTGCTCGCCGGCCGGTCGATAATGCGTGCGTCGGAGGAGGGCACGCTGCGCACGTCTCCGATCTGGCGCATCCTCGCGTCGCGGCAGTACCGCTGGCTGCATccgcgcttcttcttccagGAGCGCCACATGCAAATACCGCTGCGCGCCTTCTACTGTCGTGAGCGCGACGTCATCGTGCGGGGCTACGACAGCCACTCGAGTCTACTGGACAGCCCGATCGGACGCTCGAACCACCTCCTGTTCGTGCTCTCGTTGACGTGCTTTGCGCTGTTTGAGCTGCTGGTAATGGTGTGGGGAATTCAGCAaacgacggtgctgctgcgctgtccTGACCGCATGCCGTGGTACCATGacgccttctttgcctttcaGACCACCGAGGCGATGGCCACAGCGATGCGCCGCTCTAAATCGTTCACGTCATCAACAcctacggctgctgcgatgggGGCAATGTCGATGACCACGTGGAGCAGCGCAAACGCACAGTCAGTGGCGCCGTCCGTGttggctgccgcggcgcctgTCTTGAGCTTCGCCTGGGTAAACACAGCGATGGAAGTCCTGCTGCACGGGCTACCGTGCCGCCAGTACGCCGTCCTAGACAATATTACGATGGACTACCTCAACTCAGTAGCCGcgttcgccgccgccgagcacAAGCCGTCCAGGCTTGTCAGCTACGCGCACCGaagtctctttctcttccgcTACTACCTCTGGCCAACGCGTGCCTCGACGCTCGGCGTGTGggtgctgcactgcagtGCCATCTCCGCCCTCTTGATTGGCTATGCTGCCGTGCGCCAGTGGATCGGTGTCTGGCGCGGCGCCACACGCATGGAGCTGGCAAACCCGCTCGGACAGGGCAGTGATGGCGAGCTGGTGTCGATCTTCCCCAGGGACGCACAAAATGCCCAGCGTGTTGTGCccatcgacgacgacgaggaacGCTACTACGCGGCCGTGTGTCCATCCAAGGCCCGCGACATGACCAccgggagagcagcagcggcggcggcgggtcGCGGTCGGTGTATATATGCAGAAGGCAACGGCGTCGTCAACATCCTCGCCTTCCTGCTGGGCCGGAACGGGAAGCGCTGGCTGGGTGCCATGACTGTGTCGTCCCACAACGCCCCGGTGAAAACGCCCATGCTGTCATGCGCATGA